The Mammaliicoccus sciuri genome window below encodes:
- a CDS encoding beta-class carbonic anhydrase, producing the protein MPLLNDILEYNAAFIENKEYENLITTKTPNAKAVLLTCMDTRLTELSTRALGFKNGDIKVVKNAGATISHPYGSTMRSLLVAIYALGAEEIIIMGHKDCGMGNLDVDSVIDTMKSRGITDDTLNTIEHSGINIHQFLRGFDDVTENVQTNIQKVYNHPLFDQSVPIHGLVIDPHNGDLEVIQNGYEFTK; encoded by the coding sequence ATGCCTCTATTGAATGATATTTTAGAATATAATGCAGCTTTTATAGAAAATAAGGAATATGAAAATCTTATAACAACAAAGACACCTAACGCTAAAGCAGTATTGCTCACGTGTATGGATACACGATTAACAGAACTTTCTACGCGTGCATTAGGCTTTAAAAATGGCGATATCAAAGTTGTTAAAAATGCTGGCGCAACAATTTCTCATCCATATGGTTCTACAATGCGAAGTTTATTAGTAGCGATTTATGCACTTGGTGCTGAAGAAATCATTATCATGGGTCATAAAGACTGTGGAATGGGGAATTTAGATGTTGATTCAGTAATAGATACTATGAAAAGTCGTGGTATCACAGATGATACACTTAACACAATCGAACATTCAGGTATTAATATTCATCAATTCTTAAGAGGATTTGATGATGTAACTGAAAATGTTCAAACAAATATACAAAAAGTATATAACCATCCATTATTTGATCAATCTGTTCCGATACATGGACTCGTTATTGATCCACATAATGGTGATTTAGAAGTTATACAAAATGGATATGAATTTACTAAATAA
- a CDS encoding YihY/virulence factor BrkB family protein — MGNDKSSSKFLEQAKNFKDEQKKSIKKEYYIPPQKFESKTPKKDNQIFYVSKINKPAKFTKDGNILSTLIYRIGKDNATGLAAQLSYYFLLALFPTLIFVLTLIPLFQVNPDTITNMISENAPGDTANLITGIIDDVMNNASGGLFSFGLIAALWSASNGMTALMNAFNVAYDVEDGRNAIILKIMSVFFTVIMVVVFGIAIALPIFGQQIGNLLFGPLGLESELRWIFSLIKVVLPLIVTFIVFITLYTLAPNIKIKLLSVVPGATFTTIAWLGSSALFGVYVNNFANYSKTYGSIGGIIVLMIWLFLTGLIIIIGAEINAVLHQKKMLKNGSLEEQAFNNLTENGDMTNASIE; from the coding sequence ATGGGAAATGATAAATCGAGCTCAAAATTTTTAGAACAAGCTAAAAACTTTAAAGACGAACAAAAAAAGTCTATTAAGAAAGAATATTATATTCCACCACAAAAATTTGAATCTAAGACACCAAAGAAAGATAACCAAATATTTTATGTTTCAAAGATTAATAAGCCAGCTAAATTTACGAAAGACGGTAATATTTTATCAACTTTAATTTACAGAATCGGTAAGGATAATGCTACAGGACTTGCAGCACAGCTTTCATATTACTTCTTACTTGCGTTATTCCCTACTCTAATATTTGTGTTAACGTTGATACCGCTATTCCAAGTCAATCCTGATACAATTACAAATATGATATCAGAGAATGCACCTGGTGATACGGCAAACTTAATTACTGGCATAATTGATGACGTTATGAATAATGCTAGTGGTGGCTTATTCTCATTCGGTTTAATCGCAGCATTATGGTCTGCATCAAATGGTATGACTGCTTTAATGAACGCATTTAATGTCGCTTATGATGTTGAAGATGGAAGAAATGCTATCATTCTTAAAATCATGAGTGTCTTCTTCACAGTTATTATGGTTGTTGTATTCGGTATTGCAATAGCACTACCTATATTTGGTCAACAAATCGGCAATTTATTATTTGGTCCTTTAGGATTAGAATCTGAATTACGTTGGATATTTAGTTTAATTAAAGTCGTACTACCATTAATTGTGACATTTATCGTATTTATCACACTTTATACACTTGCACCAAACATCAAAATTAAATTATTATCAGTTGTTCCTGGTGCAACTTTTACAACAATTGCATGGTTAGGTTCAAGTGCATTATTTGGTGTATATGTTAATAATTTCGCTAACTACTCTAAAACATATGGTAGTATCGGAGGTATTATCGTACTCATGATTTGGTTATTCTTAACAGGATTAATTATTATCATCGGTGCAGAAATAAACGCAGTACTACATCAGAAGAAAATGCTTAAAAATGGATCACTAGAAGAACAAGCATTTAATAACTTAACAGAAAACGGTGATATGACTAATGCCTCTATTGAATGA
- a CDS encoding YtxH domain-containing protein yields the protein MQNKLVPAILIGGTIGAIIALADKNTRQSLSNQVQNIKEGNTSREPSKLDQIKDEVLYWKDVIEEIRRKNPELEQSIMDAKDTFIEKKNQRQISGSNHS from the coding sequence ATGCAAAACAAATTAGTTCCTGCTATTTTAATAGGTGGTACAATTGGCGCAATTATTGCATTAGCTGATAAAAACACTCGCCAATCGTTATCAAACCAAGTGCAAAACATTAAAGAAGGCAACACTTCAAGAGAACCTTCTAAATTAGATCAAATTAAAGATGAAGTTCTATACTGGAAAGATGTAATCGAAGAAATTCGTCGTAAAAATCCAGAATTAGAACAATCAATTATGGATGCTAAAGATACATTCATTGAGAAAAAGAATCAAAGACAAATCTCAGGTTCAAACCATTCATAA